One part of the Mauremys mutica isolate MM-2020 ecotype Southern chromosome 21, ASM2049712v1, whole genome shotgun sequence genome encodes these proteins:
- the LOC123354480 gene encoding myb/SANT-like DNA-binding domain-containing protein 2 has protein sequence MQSPPSQDITQSRIRRGAPAWSGREVVDLIACWGEEFVMAELRSKKSNTNTYAKVSRAMTERGYSRDTEQCRTKIKELRQAYQKAREANGHSGSQPHTFRFYCELHAVMGSDATTTPPLSVDTCKWGVARSEEEETLEDEKEEEEEDSAQAASGESVSPPSQELILTLDPIASPHSQGGLLFHDPGEGTSGANVSMRPLSTPSQRLVQIRRQKKRTRDDMFAELMQSSRTARAQLNAWRQTIVESRELSITGT, from the exons atgcagagtccaccatcacaggacatcacgcagtcccggattcgcagaGGAGCCCCAGCATGGTCCGGACGGGAGGTAgtggatctcatcgcatgttggggagaGGAGtttgttatggcagaactacgttccaagaAAAGTAACACAAATAcctacgctaaagtctccagggccatgacggagagaggctactccagggacacagagcagtgtcgtacaaagatcaaggagctcaggcaagcctaccaaaaagccagggaggcaaacgggcactctgggtcacagccccatacattccgctTTTACTGTGAGCTCCATGCAGTTATGGGGagtgatgccaccactaccccaccactgtccgtggacacctgcaagtgGGGAGTTGCACGGAGTGAGGAGGAAGAGACATTGGAGGacgaaaaggaggaggaggaggaggacagtgcacaggcggcaagtggggaatccgtttctccccctagccaggaactaatCTTAACGCTGGATCCAAtagcctcccctcactcccaaggcgggctcctgttccatgaccctggagaaggtacttctg gtgcaaatgtttcaatgcggcccctatctactccgtcccagaggctggtccagattagaaggcagaaaaaacgAACTCGGGATGACATGttcgccgagctcatgcagtcctcccgcactgctagggcccagctgaatgcgtggaggcaaacaattgtggAGTCCCGTGAACtaagcattacaggaacatga